Genomic DNA from Lactuca sativa cultivar Salinas chromosome 8, Lsat_Salinas_v11, whole genome shotgun sequence:
tattaacatataatgatattaccttgattgttatgtagcaataacaatcctaattcctccttgaattgaccttggaaggcttagagtcacaagtgtcactcctctaatggcttacaaacaccaagagcaaatggagaaggtataaggagagaggggaggtattgaattcgtttctaggacctcttgggaaggcatggacgaattcatgagccttggggggtctttatataggtgtagagattagggttttagtccttatccttatctagttgcttgcccaccaagtaaccataagataagtcttgaaacccttatcctagtcgaattctaaggccttatcaccttaaattcgtccaacctattaataagataatccttaccttattttgtaactatcacataattacaattcagcccctctggtttaattaattacacttgatcacaaaattaattcttaattaattattgaccaatattaattaaacaaatatgatttctcctttaatatattattcttataacatattaataaatcataataacctctctcttaatttatttctccaatcaagttgctttggtgaaggcaacccaaaaggaccatgcaccatcgggtcaagtacataccaaaatagttatggacttagacactaatccaacatgctttacgtaaaaaatataatttgttttgatttgatcCTAAAACATATTTTTACGTTATGTTATCATGTTCTTAATGCTTTTACGTAAAAACGTTTTATACGAAAATgtattttttaaacatataaaaaacatattttatatgtaaaaaaaactttttttctatatgaaagaaagaaaaacatatttttatatgaaaacgTAAAAATATGTTTTAGGTTCATAACAATGTAATAACATAGTAtacaaaaacgaatttttttagatacattaaaaatattttatgtaaaaCAAATACGTAAAAAAACAAGTAAActttttgtaaaaaaatatattttttttacaatacGCTAAAAGTATATTttgttttattgattttttttaaggaTGGGGGGAAGGAGGTCCCAAGTTCGAATCCTCCTCCCCTCATTCTTATCATTTtaagacaaaattacaaataatggtccctatggtttacccAAAGTTGCGAATTCAGTCTCTTTATATTTGAAAGGCGAAAATACCCTTGCTAATTTAGTCCCTAACAGCTGAATAGTAGCGACGTTAGTAAAAAGGGTCATCTTTGCAAATTTTGCAAACCATAGGGGCCATTTGCatcaaaataaattaataaggactgactttgttacttttggaaaatcacaaggaccatttttataatatatatatatatatatatatatatatatatatatatatatatatatatatatataaacgaaaGTGTCATTTTTTCTAGCTTGTCCTGGCTCCTTAAAGATATTTAATTCCTGAGCACCGGCCTTGCCAAACACCAACTTTCTACAACTATCAAGCAACTCTTAAATCATAATTTTTGGTCTTTATGATTGGCACAAATATGCACTTTTGATCCAAATTTCATAAAATTGATCTATTGGTCATTATGGTTTCAAAATCCATCATGTTTGATCATTTTTGTCGTCGCCCTTTGTTGGAGTGAATAATTACTAACATCTTTTTTTACTTCATTTTCAATCAGTGATGGATGCAAAAAGTTTGAATAGCAGTGACATCAAAAAAAATTCTGAACGAATATAAAATAGTAATGACACTTATATTTCAAGACGTTGCACctaatagaaaaacaaaaaaaaattacactaaTAGCCCGAATCGAAGTAGTGGCCCGGGACCCTTCGAGCACCACACGAGTCTACCCTGTTTTCAGTATTAAAAGTTTGAGTGAGGTTGGAGATATCCTATCTTGGTTAATTTTAGAATTTTTGACGGTGGTCACCCAATAGGTTTTTTAGAACATTTTATACAACATTCACTAACCTTACTCTTAAATCTACTTATTTCGTCTTATACGAGACTTGAACTCTCAACCTTTGGGCAAGAAACATATATCCGTCATAGCTCTTGATATCGCTAGGTCAAATCTTACCCTCACCCACTGGCTCTAAGCAGGGGCGGAGCTTGAAGTTTcgattaggggggggggggggggggggcgaaaataaaatatgtataaaaattgaaGAACAGGGGGGCCAAAGTAAAATTTTATAGATTTGAGCATAATATGTAACTTTTTTAATACATAAAggctatatatataaaaaaaatagggGGGGCCACAGCCCCCCCTGGCCCTATATAACCTCCGCCCCTGGCTCTAAGTAAGATGTTTCAGCTTTGCTTTTGGTTTTTACACTTGTTTTATTATAAGTCCATGGTTCAATAATTAATGGGTGAAGAATCATTTTCGTTTGCATCCAATTTCAGGACGCGAGATTCTTGTTGTTATGtttatataatatattgtttTATCGGACATTCTGATTTTTAAGGTTTGCAAGCAAGAGAACCTTTTTAGCCTTTTTCTATAGTAAAATCAAACACATGTATTATACTATTATATAACACAATGTATTGTTCATCACTCACCAATAACTATCAGTAAAACGAATAGTGTTAATTTGTTTAGAGTTGACATAGATTCATATACCTTTAGGCCTCTAGATCATAATTTTATGATCTTTTGGAGTTTTGTCAAGTGATAGTAGTGAGTCGAGTGATTGGGAACTTGACCCTTGCCCCCACCACTTATTTAGGACCACATTTGTGTTTGTCTGTTCATGCAATAAAGATTTGTGttttataattttattgtttTATCGTGTTGTAACTATGCTGTGTTATTCTATAAATTTTTTGGACCTTTCCATTATTGTTATTATGTTACCTTACGTAGGTGTTTCGATTAAATGATTGCTTGATAAAAAAAAGTTGATCGCCAAAATATCAAAACAGGAAAAATTTTGCGGGCAGAATATATCTCTCAAATGCAAATAAAATTAAGTTCATCAAAATCGGATATGACACTTGGCTCTCAAAAGGTACCACATTCGACCCATTTTGGAAAACATTTGCTTCAAATCTAGCTAAAACACCGTGttatttatttatatgtaaaagATGTGTAAAAGTACATTAACCAATTGCGATGTATCTAATTTTATTTAGGTTTCAAGTTATAAAATACAGTAACATCAAATTTTTTAACAAGAATAGCAAATTTcgtaatttttttattttgtagaaacttctgtcttCAGAAGTATTTTGGTTATTTagttataaattttgaaaatataatatttatttggTATAACATTTCTATATATTGACATTCTATAAGTAACTCCTGATAAAACTATTTAATGTTTTATAATTTAGTATTAGAGAAATCTCCACTAAAATCTCAATATTTTAATTCAACTTATGAAAAAATGTCAAATTAAATTTTATGTACAGAAAAACACATAATTTCGGTTTAAACTCCAAGAAAACTTTTTTAGACCAGTTTCGTAGATCACTAGTATCCCGTCGTTTAAATATTTAGATTTTTCTGAAGATAACTCTATTTTTAACAAATAActaaatgttatgacatttttaAAAATTGTCTTTGAATTAATGTATATTATTACTAACAAATCAttataacatatattttttttatcatagcaaaaaaaatatagttgttaatttctaaaaatataaagataaataaacactttCATATTATTTACTTGTCACTTCAAATTCCCTAGGTTCTTTTTATGCATTAGAATAGTATGTGTCAGTGTTACGAGTATTCTCAAAATCctagtttttcttaagttttcaccggtattttgtgttttttcgtttgaaaCTTTTTCATATTCTCAAAATCctagtttttcttaagttttcactggtattttgtgttttttagTTTGAAACTTTTTCATAGATTGGCCTAAAATACAAAGTTTAGGAGATTTCCTTTAGTATTAactcaaaataaccataaaaataTAAAGATTTTCTTTAGTATTAACTCAAAATAACCATAGGATTAAAAAGTTAACTTTTTTGTTGTTAATATATAAAAACAATCAAGTTGAAATAAGTGAGATTTGTTTTTGATTGAGGATTTGATTTATTCTAATTTCCATAGTTGGTGTTAGTTGATAATTATACAAAATGAGATTATAATGTTTACTTAGGTTATAACCTGATTATGAAGGTTAACATAGAAATGTAAAATGCAAAGGCAAAGGTAAAGGTAAAGGCTGGCTGATAATATTTCTTGGTCTAATTACTTACACATCATTTTTCACCAAAAAAAAAACCTACAACCAGAATCACATGATGCCTGCCTAACAACATCCAACATCCAACACTGGAACTTACTTTGTACTCCCTTTTTCACTCAAACCATCTTCATTAGAAGAACATGTAGTTGTAGTTGTAGTAATAGTAGTAGTAGTCCCAACAGTGTTGACTGGATCCTTGAGGAGGTCAACCAAATCACCTTGGTCAATGCACCTCTTCATAACACCATGGGGAGAAACCAAACTCATTGCAGCAATATTGTTTGCAATAGCATTCACATTCACATTTACATTCACATCAGTGGTTGTGGTTGCTCCATAGAAACTTCCACCTCCAACACCAGAGGGGAATTGGGTAGATCCACTCATGAGGAGGCGTAGCGTGTCCCTAGCACTCTTTTCTAAATCAGATTCTTGGACACTTAATGCTGGTGGAATGCTTACTACGCTCATAACAGTAGGGCCAGTACTGACTAGGTAGGCTTGACCTGAGGAGCAAATGTCCATTACTGGGATCGGGATGTGAACTATTGGGTGGTCGCACTCGCAGATCAGAGGTGTGAAGAACGGGATCTGTTGTGAAGGTGGCATGCCCATGGATAATGGTAGAAAAGGTGGGAGTGGGATTGAGATTTCAGAACATGTTTTTGCAGATGATGAGGCTGCTGCAAGGAGTGAGGAAAGGGGTGGCAATGTAAAAGATTCGGTTGATGTTGTATGTGGATGTTGGGGTGTTACCACAACCATGGGTGGACACCAACAGTAatatggaggaggaggaggaggaggaggaggagagaagatagatgatgatgatggtgtagTATTAGTATTAGTATTATGATTAGGAAGAGGATGTGTTGCTGAGATTATAGATGGAATTTGCATGTTCATGTTTCCACTTAATACTGATGGGAACAAGCAAATtccagaagatgatgatgatgattctgGAAGCCTGTTTTCTTCATGCTGATTTGAAGTGGAAGGAAGAGGATGTTTTTCGGAGGATGTATCAAGGCGGACACCTTCCACCCTACGTCTTAACTTGTCTCTGACTACATTTCTCAAGGAAGCAATGTTTCTGGGGAGGCCACCTTCTTTGAAGGAGCTTGGCCTAGGACTCAGGCTGCCTTGAATAATGCTACTGCAGGTCCGGACCCGTGAAGCCTTTGAACTTGATGATGCCAACAATGGAGGAGACTTTGAGTTTGAGGTTTCACTAACTGACCCAACCAGAAAAGTTTGTAGATGATGTACAAAGCGTTGAAGACGAGAATTACTGATTCCGGTTAGTTCCGCAAGGGAAGGCTTCCTTTCTAGTAACTTCCTCATCTATAACAACAAGATATGTGTATACGTACATCATCATATTCAAACATCAGTTGGTTTTGTTTTGGGATTCTTACTAAGATTTGTTGGGTTACCTTTTCGAGCAATTCATCACCGAGGAGTTTGGATTTTTCAGAGCACCAGAAGTAGAAAGGCATGGGGACCCTAACAACAAAAGATCGACCAGAGGTATCTGTTGGGATTCCTTCAATTACAACATAGGAACAATTTGTTGTGTTTCTTAAGATTGATATTCTCTCTGCATGCCCATCATCCCCAACAAACAATATGCGTAGATCAGAAGTTGGTAATAATGACAAAACTAAGTTTCCCCTGTTGCAAACCACCCAACATAATAATAAGCATATATTCATTCTAACACACATACAACCGTATACATACTAACAACTTTCACAACTTTAAACATCATTTTTTTATATGTAAAAACCAATATATTCTATACTTCTTCTACAAAACAAATATATACGTGCTCTTATCTACTTTTCCTTCCACTTACTTTATAATTTCTTTAATGTACACTTTCTTGTAGCGGAGGGGTAGCAGTAGTACTAGCACATATGTTATTGATTCACAAAGAACCTATTAATAAATGTTTCCTCCAACTTTACAATAATAGCTATCACTGTattaacaacaatatataaattaAACTAGGTATATCACCTAAACACCCAATTCAAATAACAATATGAATCTCAACAACTTGCTCTCACTCTCACTCTCACTCTTTCCCTTTAAATTAAACTTTAGTTTAATTAGGTATGCCTTCAACCCCCTACTTAAATACCAAACTAAACAGAACACGCACATTGTTGCTGAATAGCTAGTTGTGTATGCTTGCCAATAAATATTAGAACtcaaatcaaatcagagaaactAGTCTCAGATTTTTGTTCATTACTTCCAACAGAAAAAACTAAGCCATCATTAAACTACTTGAGACAGGTAATGAGACATCAATATCACTAAAGAGAACAAGAGAAGTTAGAGAATAAGATAGTTCAACTTATAAAGCAAGAACTCTTCAAAACATGTGGCTATGTGTGATAATGGACTATAGAACTTAAACAAAAACATATATGATACAGATATCAAAGATGTCTAAATAATTTGATGATAATAAGAGTTGTTGCAAAACCAATAGTAGAAGAACCCACAATATACAATATGAGGGCATGAATCTACCTTTACTTCTTCTTAATTCAGAGATCATAATAGAAAACGCCAGTTTACCTACAATGAAAAGATATATTCATTTTGATGCATGTACATGTCACCATTATAAAGCTAATATATAGGAGCCTACAATTTCTACTCACTGAGTGAGATTATGTTCATACCATCATAGGTCtgaaaggaagggatcatcaCATCACATGTGCATATTATTACTTCCTATACAGAATACGACAACAATATGTATGACATCCAAACATGAACTGGAACACCATAATAGATTGCCATTGTAGTATAACAGTAACAGACAAGTCTTATAAACAAACAAATATAAATGTATTATCACATATATATACCACCATTAAGTAGTACTCACAAGCTACTACCAAATCATTTACATCTACAAAATGACCCCGAGATCCACCAAAGTAACAATGTTTCCATACATTCAACATGAATTTGATTATTATCCATCACATTAGCCGGATTTATCCTTCATATTAAAAAGAAAAGTTACAAGCCTACAAATAAACTACTTGCAGCTAAAATCTTGATACTCAGTATTATGTGAAGTTGAAAGCCAAACCAACACTCATATAAGATAAAATAACTGCTACATTCACTCGTTCAGAAGAAAAGATATGCAAAGACAAGATTCAGTAATCATATTAAATAAGTTATTAATGAGCACTTATGTATCTATTGACAACTTGTTGATGTGCCAAAAGTAAATCTTAAGATGAATGTGAAACAACTACCTTGCACTTCTTCATGTGCCATAACTAAAACTAATGACAACAAAACAGGAAACAACTACCTTGCACTTGTTGGAATTAGACGAGTTCCTTGTTTGTTGATCTTCCCAACACGAATTGATACAAGAGGGATACATAAGCACCTTGCGAGCAAACTGACTTTTGATGGCTCAAAATGCTGTCATGAAAACCAAGTTGAAGAATAAACATCAGTACATCACGCGATTCAACTGCAACGATACATCATCAAGAGCATTCACTTTAATTGTTCGACACTCAATGAGAGCTTAATAATATTGAGGTGATTCTAGAGGAAACCATAAAGTATACCTGACTTAGATGCGACAGCAATCGGTCTTCAGCCTCGCTGGATACATTAAGCTTGAGCAAGGGTTTCAACCTCTCATCGGCGCGACACGCTCCCAATACTTGCATATCAAGAGCCTCTAGCCACTGTACAACCGTGCCTTCTTGAGTGTTTCGCTGCATCAGCAGATCAATATCTCGGTCGCCATCTCCAGCAAACAAATCCGTCAAACGAGCTGCAAGTCCAATATTATTTCCATTCCTCCTCGTCAAGGAATCTCCCGAAGCTGCCGCCGGAGAAACCTCACCGGTACCATCGGATACCGGTGACAAATCATCGTTTGATTGTTGCTGATCATCTACCTGCCGATCACTAAAAGATTGTTGTTTTCCAGAATTATTCATATTGATTGATTATAACGCAGAACCTTTACAAATTAAATGTGTGGAATCTAATTGAAGATTAGAAACCCTTGATCACAAGGGGCTAAACAATATCCTTCAAATGAAATCCAACGACCGATCGGAGTGTGAAAACAGAGACCGACTCGAGGGATCTGATCCGATCAAATCTTCAAAATGTGAATTAGTAGAAACGCAACACAAAGAATCGCAAAACGAATGCAAGATGACTCCTATAAAAGGAAAAGAGGTTACGGACTTGAAGAACAGGTTATTCTGATTTCAGATGGTGGTTGGAATCCGGCTCCAACGGTGGGACATACGTTAGCAATTGGATAACATCAGCCttcaatttatattttatattttatatttatagatCCCAAACGAGTAAATTACAATTTTGGTTCATATGGTTTGTTTATTTTGATTAGACTTTCGATTTTTTGTGATTGGTTGGTTCTTGCGGTGTCCAAATCTTGCATCGGAGGTGCATGGGTAATTACCGTCTATATATTTCGTTAGGTGAGTGTTAAATGACAAATTTCTCttgtatttatgtatttattattttcttaattttttaattacAAGATTCTTACCTCATGCCCTCCAATCCCGTCATGGTGATCCGTTATCAAACTCGACCACTCGACCACATAAATATGTTCACCCCAACTAACTCACCATCATAATATTAATCTACACTAACAGTTCATCTGACCATTAGTCATTAGCCAACCTCACCAGTACCACCATTATTACCAACATCACCACCATTTAACAATCACACCATTTTTTACTATACATCTCAATAATAAAACCAAAACATAAATTGATTCATATAGAATAGcctaaatcaaaattaaaacttcaaaaaataACATACTTTCGTTTGTTTACCAATCTAAATATATTCAAAATCAAAACCTAAAAAAACAGCTAATTGTTTATATTTATAATGCTAAGATTACTTTGTGTATGTTCTCTGAATGAATCTGTCATGGAAGCACATTTAGGGTGTAACATAGAAGAAACATCGATGATCTTCCAACGCTAGGAAATTGTAGAACTTATTAAAAACCAAAACATCCATCATGTCTGAATATATGATTCCAACATCCAAGTCATCAAAGCCTTCCTAACACCAAAATCGATCTCATAACCATAATCTTCAATTCTAAATTTCTCCTCTTTTGGGAGTGTTATCGGTGTTAAAAGGGGAGTAAGTGTGGAATAGTGGTAGTTGTCAAAATGATAGAGCATCATAGAAGTGACAAGTAAAGTAGGCGAATGTGGTGTTGGCGATAATGTATCAAAACTCTTCGTAACATCAATTTTGACTGTTAATGAACCAAATCTTTATTCTTTCTCTAAAATGTAAGTGAGTTGTAAGGAGTTCAACGATGAGGTAGTGGATTTTAATCTGTCGAAAAACAAAGGTGGATAAGGGGTACGATGACGATAGTGGTTCTCCATATTCTTCTGTAAGTTTTTCGATGATTTGTTGCAATGAAAACGGTGGTTACAGTAGTGGCTTTGAAATTGTCTTTAGATGAGAGCGGATGATGGGGTATGATCGTGGCGATGATGAGTGTCGGCTTGATTGTGAGTGTCTTTGAAGTTATCGAAGCGAATGAGTGTAAGGCTTGAAGGAGTGGGTGTGACATGTATGGCGTGGTTGTGGCGTACACCATCCATGGTGGTATGACATGAACCGAACGTGGCGTCCTCAAGCCACATTTCTCTCTTATTTCctccatactctctctctctctctctctctctctctctctctctctctccacccgTGGTGGTGCTTGGTAAATATGATAACAAAATTAGGTGGACAATATTTTGGTTGAGGTGGACCGTGGTGAACTAGACACTACTCCTACCAACTTAAAAGAGCCGATGAAAAATATGATACCGATATAGAGATTTAATTAGTTTTACCTATAATTTCCATAATTAGTTCCAAAGCATATGAGTTTTAACCATTTTGCTCTAAGGGTAAAAAATTTGGGCCTCCTAAACGATATGTGACTTTGTTGTCGCACGCTCGACATGTCCAAATATACCCTGTTAAAATGACATATACTCAAGTTATTTTTTCATAACTCCAACTTTTTACAAAAAGtaattatatatttgttatttcgTTCGTAATTCTTATAGATTTTGAAAATAAGTGATGTTAATGTTTAATCtaagaaaataaatttataaatatcattatttttttttttaaccaaTCTAATTCATTTTGATACATGAAAGCCACCCAAGTTTGACAAAGTTTTCTACTTATTCGTTAAGGTTGTGtggttattgttttttttttttttttttttttttttttttttttaactaaactTTAACACTAAATATTTCATATAAAAGCCAcgatatttaaacaacttttttttGTTGTGATTATTTTCACATGATTTAGCATATCACAATGATTAATATTGAAAAAAATTGTCacaaagtgattttttttttcaaaaattacaaACGGTTTCTGTAGCTCTATTATCTAAAACAACCATACGTTTATATTTTTGTACCAACTAACAACTTATTACCTAAATCTATAAAAATGAGATCGAGGTCATGAACATGAGGTGACATGGACGCATGGTTATAAACTAGACTTCAATATGACGCGAGAGGTGACTATCAACGGACCTTTGCTCCTTTTATTCAGGGTTATGTAAGTATACGGAAAACAAATTGTCGGTATCAATGGTGTCTGCCGGAAACTCCACCTTCCGGGATCGGACATCAGAATTCCGATCTCTGTCGGACACATTGAAAAAGTTTGGGCGAATATCAGCTGCCAATCCAGATCGATCAAATCAGCAAAATGATCCATCGACGTCATCTAAACTGCCGGTAACTCCTTCTTCATATCGATCCGAATTCAACAAGAAGGCTTCTCGTATTGGATTAGGCATCCATGAAACCTCCAAAAAAATCTCCAGACTCGCTAATCGTAAGCATTTGTCACTTTACACATCTCTTTTGGTAAACGTAGGGTTTGACATTCAGTTTATCGTTTTCCATGATTAATACAATGTTACATTACTTCCCTTGCTTTTCCAACTATCCTCGTGCCAGAGAAAAGCTCTATGCGTTTTTAGCGAACCAACTGGAAAAGTTACGTTGCAGTACTCACAATTGCTTCTCATTTGAATCTGTAAGGATGTCTGAATGGGTTAGATGTTGATATGTAGGTGCAGATCGATATATGTTGCTTAAGGGAACTAAAACTTTACTCGATTATACTTGCGTATTTCTGGATTTAGGTTTCATCAGATTTTACTTGCTTATTTCCGACTGATGGTAATCACGAAATATAATTCGCTGAAAGGCTCTAAGCTGTGATGTGATCCAGACGCCATTAGATTATGCCTGTCTATGCTCTGCACTGATTGATATACATAGTACACCATTAGCTCTGAG
This window encodes:
- the LOC111919725 gene encoding uncharacterized protein LOC111919725, with amino-acid sequence MNNSGKQQSFSDRQVDDQQQSNDDLSPVSDGTGEVSPAAASGDSLTRRNGNNIGLAARLTDLFAGDGDRDIDLLMQRNTQEGTVVQWLEALDMQVLGACRADERLKPLLKLNVSSEAEDRLLSHLSQHFEPSKVSLLARCLCIPLVSIRVGKINKQGTRLIPTSARGNLVLSLLPTSDLRILFVGDDGHAERISILRNTTNCSYVVIEGIPTDTSGRSFVVRVPMPFYFWCSEKSKLLGDELLEKMRKLLERKPSLAELTGISNSRLQRFVHHLQTFLVGSVSETSNSKSPPLLASSSSKASRVRTCSSIIQGSLSPRPSSFKEGGLPRNIASLRNVVRDKLRRRVEGVRLDTSSEKHPLPSTSNQHEENRLPESSSSSSGICLFPSVLSGNMNMQIPSIISATHPLPNHNTNTNTTPSSSSIFSPPPPPPPPPYYCWCPPMVVVTPQHPHTTSTESFTLPPLSSLLAAASSSAKTCSEISIPLPPFLPLSMGMPPSQQIPFFTPLICECDHPIVHIPIPVMDICSSGQAYLVSTGPTVMSVVSIPPALSVQESDLEKSARDTLRLLMSGSTQFPSGVGGGSFYGATTTTDVNVNVNVNAIANNIAAMSLVSPHGVMKRCIDQGDLVDLLKDPVNTVGTTTTITTTTTTCSSNEDGLSEKGSTK